The Nitrospirota bacterium nucleotide sequence ATCCATCCTCGCCGCCGCATGCTCTGGAAGATTGACAGCGGAGTGGCGAGAAGACGATAGTTACGAAAATGACTTGCCTGCTGACTGGCAATGGATACCGCTCGAAGAACTACTTCCTCGTGGCGGTATATTTGACGGGCCGTTTGGCTCAAACCTGAAGTCGTCCGACTACACAGACTCGGGCGTCCGTGTGGTTCGGTTGGAGAATGTCGGGCACCTTAGGTTTATCGGAGAAAAGGAAAGTTTTGTTAGTCGCAAAAAATATGAGACACTTAAGAAGCACACGGTCGGAATAGGCGACATTATCTTTGCTTCGTTCATCTCCGAAGAAATTCGCGTCTGCCTGCTTCCAGTGCTGGCAACGAAAGCCATTGCCAAAGCAGATTGCTTCTGTTTACGACCCAAGGCGGAGGTAGTAGATCGGCAATACCTTACTTACCAGCTTGTCAGCAGGGAATCCTATGATAAGCTGGTTGAAGAAGTTCATGGTGCTACGCGTCCACGAATCAATACAACTCAACTCCGCAAGGTAGAGATCAGGATATGTCCGCTCCCCGAACAACAAGAAATCGTCCGCCGGGTGGAGGCGTTGTTTGCTCTGGCTGACCAGATCGAGGCCCGCTATACCAAGGCAAAAGCCTATGTGGACAAACTCACCCAGTCCATCCTTGCCAAAGCCTTTCGTGGTGAACTTGTCCCGCAGGATCCAAATGATGAACCTGCGTCAGTGCTGCTGGAAAAGATTAAGGCGGAGCGGGAGAAGAACGAAAAGACGAATGTTCGGTCTAAAAAAACCACTAAATGAAAACTGCTTTTTCTGATATAATAACCTCAAATTATTTCTTCGTTAAATGGGAACGATGAGCAACTATCCAATCTTATCCAAGGCTCCTATCACAGAAGCAGTTATCGACTTTCGCGTAAAAATACGAGAAGACTTGCGTCTTGAGCAGATTGAGTCAATATACAATGCGGTCTCCGGTCAATACCCGGATAAAAAAGAAAGATTTAAATGGGAAGGGAAACTGGAATTTAAGAAAGGCGCTCCTCTTCTCTCAAATGCTGCAGAAGCAATTGATGGGTATATGTTTTATTCTGCTGATCAGAAACAGATCCTCCAGACAAGACTGGATGGTTTCACATTTAGCAGATTGAAACCTTACGAAACGTGGGAAAGTTTCCGGGACGAAGCACACAGGTTGTGGCAAATCTACAGAGATGTCGTTTCTCCTGAAATTACAAGAGTAGCTTTACGATATATCAACAAAATAGAAATCCCCCTACCAATAAAAGACTTCGGCGATTATTTGACCGCAGCGCCAATCGTACCAGAAGAACTGCCGCAAGACGTCAGCAGTTTTCTGACACGTATTGTCATACATGAACAGGCAATTGATGCCGCAGCCATCATTACACAGGCCTTTGAGCAGATTGTTAATCCTAAGATTCTTCCTGTAATATTAGATATTGATGTATTCAGGCAAAAATCTGAAGGTATAAATGAAGATGATGCTTGGAGTACTATCGAACAATTACGCGATTTCAAGAATAATATATTCTTTAAAAGTATTACGCCGAAAGCAAAGGAGCTATTTCAATGAGTGTTGCAATACAATGTATTGACTGTCCAAGCTTTTTTGTTGGTCCAAGCAGTACTGGGTTCAGTGATGATTCAAGAAATCTGGTGACGAATCTTCTAAATCAATTCCGGGAAATCTGTGAACCATTAACCATTGGACGTCATTTAGAGGAAGCAATGGAGTCGCTTATTGAAGTTTACACAGAATGTACAGAAGCAAACTGGGACGGCTATGGCGCTGAGCCAGTGTCGAAAGATTCATTTTTTGAGGCATCTAAATTTATAAATTTAATACCATCTTCCTTCCCAATGCCTCAAATTACGGCTGAACCTTCCGGGGAGATAGGGTTAGAGTGGTATAAAGATAAAAAATTAATATTCGTCATAAGCCTTAGCGGGAAAAACATTGTTACCTATGCCGGGATATTTGGGAGCAACAAGACGCATGGCACAGAATATTTTGGGGACACGATCCCACCGGTCCTTATAGAAAATCTCAGACGTCTCTATCCATAAGATGAGGGGAAATGGATTTAGAACAGGTACTCCCTGAAGAAGACTTAACACGTTATATTCTTCATAAAAATCATTTCAGTGCTCTGCATAATAGAGTTAAATATGCAGCCTTCCTTCCCGCGCCTAACGGGGAGACTTCCGTATTTCGTATTTCAAATCTGTCTGATAATGAAATCTGGGAGACAGGTGACAAAGAAGTAGCGCAGAAACGCGGTATACCGCTGTTTGGACGGGCTGATATTTTAGCGTCTCAAATCCTTCGAAGACGATTGAGAATAGTGCCTGATGATAAACCACAGCGACATGCAAATATCATTGGATGGCCGGAGGAAAAGTCAGAGCAAAAACTAATTGCAATCGAATTGGCCTATAATGCTCGGCTGTACATAAAATGAAAAAGCTGAGAGACATTCCAGAACCGGATCGTCCGCGTGAAAAACTCCGTCAAAAAGGGGCGGAAGCTTTAACCGACCTTGAACTGATGGCTATTCTTCTGGGCAGCGGAACAAAGACGCATGATGTTATGATGGTTGCAGACCGAATTCTTAAAGCCCTGGATGGTAATAATGCAAAGCTGGATATAGAAGAATTGCAGAAGATTGACGGCGTAGGATTAGCAAAGGCAACTCTTATTGCAGCGGCCCTCGAATTTGCCCGCCGTCGCATTCGTCCTGAAGGATTAAGGATCTCTTTCCCTGCCGACGTACTTCCATTGATCCAGCATTATGCCGACCGCAAGCAGGAGCATTTTATAAGCATTTCAATAAATGGCGCTAATGAAGTGATCGCAAGTCGTGTGGTGTCTGTCGGGTTGGTTAATAAAACACAGGCACATCCACGAGAGGTATTTGCAGATTCAATTACAGACAGGGCGTCAGCAATCATCATTGCTCATAATCATCCATCCGGTGGATTGACGCCAAGTAAAGAAGACACCGAGATTACCAGACAACTGAAGTCCGCAGGCGAAACCCTCGGCATCCGCCTGCTCGATCATATAATCTTTAACCATAATGGATATTACAGTTTCCTTGAGAACGGAGAAATGTGAATAGTGACGTATGATGTATCAACAAGCCCTTTACGTTCCACTTAATGTCGATAGCAATTCTTTAATCCTCTTCTTCAAAACCGGATGCAATTTCTCCGGCGCGATCTCTGCAAGTGGCTTCAAAACAAATTCCCTCTCGCTGATATGAGGGTGAGGTATCTCTAATTCAGGCGTCTTCATTATCAGATCATCATAGAGCAGGATGTCGAGGTCTATGACACGGGGGCCCCAGCGTTTTGCCGGGCGTCTGCCGATCTCGACCTCTATCTTTTTTAAAACAGACAATAACTCGTCAGGCCCAAGATCGGTCTCAATCTCAACAGCCATATTGATGAACTTCGGCTGGTCTTCAACTCCCCACGGCTCTGTCTCTAAAAGCGAGGAGCGTTTTGTAACTTTGATGTTGTTTGCTTCGAGGAGCCTTATCGCCTTCCCGCAATTGTTTTCTCTGTTGCCGAGATTGGATCCGATGCCGATGTACGCTGTGGGCATATCCCCGGTATTTTATCACAAACTATTTTCTCCGCGTTTTTCTTTAATCTTCCTTTAATCGACCGTCTGGTAAAGTGAAGTCAAAGATTGGGCAAGAAGTTCAATCTTAATTTTATAAAAAGAAGGCGGTTGCCGGTTATGAGACACTCACTATTTTTTAGAAACGTTCAGCCTTTCCTCTTCAAGTTCATCCTGCTGATACTCATGACCCTGATAATAGACTTCATGCTGCATGAATCCGGACTGCTCTGGATCGGAAGGTATCTTGGCATCCCCGGCACTTTTCTTATCGCAGTCTCTTTTGCCTATTCAGCGAGAAAGAAAAAAATAATTACGCATGGCTCACCGGCCCTCTTCCTGAGACTGCATGAGTACCTGGCGTGGACGGGCGCCCTCATGATTCTCGTACACGGGGGAATTCATTTTAACGCTCTATTGGCATGGGCCGCTTTGATCGCAATGCTTGTCGCGGTAATAAGCGGCCTGGTCGGCAAATACCTTTTAAAGGAATCGAGAGAGACACTGACCGCTAAGAAAAACCTGCTCTTAAAGAACGGTATGAAAGAGGAAGAAGTTGAAAAGGAACTGTTCCTGGAGTCCTTGACCGTAAAGGCCATGACTAAATGGAGGTCCGTGCACAGGCCGATAACAATTGTCTTTGCGATCTTTACATGCCTGCACATTGTAACAATCATTTTTTTATGGAGGTGATTTATGATAAAAACAACTTTCATTGCAATAACACTGATACTGACTGTCCTGTTACTTTCAATATTTCCTAAGCAGATGCTCAGCCCCGGCGACCTTTTGAAAGGCCACCGGCACATGGACAATGATTGCCTGAAATGCCATGTCCTTTTAACCGGCAGCATGGGAGAAAAGTGCGTCTCGTGCCACAAGCTTTCCAGCATAGGAAAATTTCTGGTATCAGGTGCCGCGGTCAATGCGGACTCAAGACCCGGGAAGGCGCACTTTCACCAGCTTTTTTCAAACGAGTCATGTTCATCTTGCCATAGTGAACATACGGGGAGAAAGGTAGATGCCGCCCCGAAATTTTCTCACACATTACTGCCGGTCAAGAATATAGGGAATTGTTTAAGCTGCCACCAGAA carries:
- the folK gene encoding 2-amino-4-hydroxy-6-hydroxymethyldihydropteridine diphosphokinase — its product is MPTAYIGIGSNLGNRENNCGKAIRLLEANNIKVTKRSSLLETEPWGVEDQPKFINMAVEIETDLGPDELLSVLKKIEVEIGRRPAKRWGPRVIDLDILLYDDLIMKTPELEIPHPHISEREFVLKPLAEIAPEKLHPVLKKRIKELLSTLSGT
- the radC gene encoding DNA repair protein RadC produces the protein MKKLRDIPEPDRPREKLRQKGAEALTDLELMAILLGSGTKTHDVMMVADRILKALDGNNAKLDIEELQKIDGVGLAKATLIAAALEFARRRIRPEGLRISFPADVLPLIQHYADRKQEHFISISINGANEVIASRVVSVGLVNKTQAHPREVFADSITDRASAIIIAHNHPSGGLTPSKEDTEITRQLKSAGETLGIRLLDHIIFNHNGYYSFLENGEM
- a CDS encoding TIGR04255 family protein produces the protein MSNYPILSKAPITEAVIDFRVKIREDLRLEQIESIYNAVSGQYPDKKERFKWEGKLEFKKGAPLLSNAAEAIDGYMFYSADQKQILQTRLDGFTFSRLKPYETWESFRDEAHRLWQIYRDVVSPEITRVALRYINKIEIPLPIKDFGDYLTAAPIVPEELPQDVSSFLTRIVIHEQAIDAAAIITQAFEQIVNPKILPVILDIDVFRQKSEGINEDDAWSTIEQLRDFKNNIFFKSITPKAKELFQ
- a CDS encoding restriction endonuclease subunit S, whose amino-acid sequence is MSELPEGWVTTPLQTLAAKTKYPIGDGDHGQIKPATYTDKGIPYIRVADMGWGKFEPNGLVYIPESVHEKNIKSELHPGDILIAKTGATIGKCCIIPDTIPTANTTSSVGKVTVNQDITSPQWILYYFLSREFKEQMWAVSEKTAQPGFNIADLKMFKVPLASLSEQNRIVTKLDKLLGKVDACEKRLTKIPVILKRFRQSILAAACSGRLTAEWREDDSYENDLPADWQWIPLEELLPRGGIFDGPFGSNLKSSDYTDSGVRVVRLENVGHLRFIGEKESFVSRKKYETLKKHTVGIGDIIFASFISEEIRVCLLPVLATKAIAKADCFCLRPKAEVVDRQYLTYQLVSRESYDKLVEEVHGATRPRINTTQLRKVEIRICPLPEQQEIVRRVEALFALADQIEARYTKAKAYVDKLTQSILAKAFRGELVPQDPNDEPASVLLEKIKAEREKNEKTNVRSKKTTK